A stretch of DNA from Verrucomicrobiia bacterium:
AAGCCCGGGACGCCGTCATCCTCGGAGTCAGCCCCGATTCGGTGGCGGCCCACGATAAATTCAGGGATAAGTACAAATTGCCCTTTACGCTGCTCAGCGACGAGAGTAAAGAAATGCTAGAAAGATATGGCGTTTGGAAGGAAAAGTCGCTTTATGGGCGTAAATACATGGGGGTGGAAAGGACGACCCTCATTATTAATAAGAAGGGGCAGATATCCCGGATCTTCCCCAAGGTGAAGGTCGAGGGGCACTGGCAGGAAGTGCTGGAAGCCCTTGAAAACGCCTAAGTTTACCCTCCCGCCAAGGCCTAAAAAAGGCTTGTTGATAAAGTCTTTTTTGCTATAATATTCGCCCGACGCTTAATGTCCGGAGAAGTTTCTTCCAAGAACCTTCTTTTCAATCCTGCTCAGTTCTGTAATTAGGGCGGCCTAAAGCCGCCTTCATTTTATCAACGGGGAGTTATCCATTGGCCGATATTACGATTAAACAATTACTCGAAGCCGGTGTCCATTTCGGGCACCAGACGCAGCGCTGGAATCCGAAGATGAAGAAGTATATTTTCGGGGAGCGCAATGGCATCTACATTATTAATCTCGAAATCACGGTTCAGTACCTGAAAAAAGGCCTCGAGTATGTGAAGGGCATCGCCGGAGAAGGAAAAGAAATCCTTTTCGTCGGCACCAAGAAGCAGGCGCAGGACCCCATTTCCGATGCGGCGCAGAAATGCGATATGCCGTACGTGAACCAGAGATGGCT
This window harbors:
- the bcp gene encoding thioredoxin-dependent thiol peroxidase, yielding MPAASKTASSSSALKEGASAPAFNLPSTEGANIRLSDYKGKKNVVLYFYPKDDTPGCTREACDFRDNLKKIQARDAVILGVSPDSVAAHDKFRDKYKLPFTLLSDESKEMLERYGVWKEKSLYGRKYMGVERTTLIINKKGQISRIFPKVKVEGHWQEVLEALENA